One genomic region from Flagellimonas oceani encodes:
- a CDS encoding gliding motility-associated C-terminal domain-containing protein, which produces MPPTHHLLLGSLLHKGKQAVAKIAFLSVFVFSYFSYAQYDKVVILGASIMEYTYGQNLTIPNAARTSEWQGNGVNVDVYGYGFEGEEISDVVARLQSAMAAHPANTLFMVHIGGNNVSATRPYSTATPAELQQISDDYDALYAAIPPARLDDVIIMPITFRTYDISDDIYNNQELGSLPYNQNILIPKILANTPSQINADGNPIVDLYNFTRNNYQTYFDVSDPGFDGVHPSSPVGEDLLSEYMSLRAAYFINGGDVPAPIIPSVSVTADDTDGDGVLNSDDLDDDNDGILDVDEYDCSISGSLVWGDPVWTGGDPDDDFASMATTTINGTEVTMDNTGTDASLYNSLFAIEDTPFNGVQGLLLQSAIGLLDDGPIVYEIRFDRPVSGLSFRVVDIDKRLTSEAPTGNPYTSRMSIDLFREGTAQPLNASDYTVGSAVDDLGGGIFEGNALVPLTPDIGDVVFNLGEAVDRVVLTFSNTEVSSSTAFMAFLISNLSWSCTYQDTDGDGIPDHLDNDSDGDGCVDAIEGDGGFTIADLAADNSLSGGVDANGVPLVASGGQSSVSSTDDTVTGPGCDDDGDGLTNGEEAILGTDPLNPDTDGDGVDDGQEVANSNDPLDPCSPFRAPGYTGYDASNAIWSAADCDGDGVTNGDEVANGTDPYYVVVDSDNDGVMDTQDLDDDNDGILDVDEYDCSISGSLVWGDPVWTGGDPDDDFASTATTTIDGTEVTMDNTGTDASLYNSLFAIEDTPFNGVQGLLLQSAIGLLDDSPIVYEIRFDRPVSGLSFRVVDIDKRLDFEGTGSQVNNPYTGRMSINLFRDGVAQPLNASDYTVGSAVDDLGGGIFEGNALVPLTPDIGDVVFNLGEAVDRVVLTFSNTEVSSSTAFMAFLISNLSWSCTYQDTDGDGIQDHLDNDSDDDGCVDALEGDDVNLTLASVDGNGRINGAVDANGVPVAVSGGQSDVSSTDDTVTGPGCDDDGDGLTNGEEAVLGTDPDDPDTDGDGVDDGQEVTDTDDPLDPCDPTQAAGYSGYDATNTIWAAADCDGDGVTNGDEDTNGTDPYDNTDTDGDGAPDDLETANGTDLNDPCDPVQAAGYTGYDSTNAIWAAADCDGDGVINGDEFTNGTDPYAASSDTDGDGIDDDNEINNGTDENDPCSPTQAAGYTGYDATNTIWAAADCDSDGVTNGDEDTNGTDPYDNTDTDGDGVPDDLETANGTDLNDPCDPVQAAGYTGYDSTNAIWAAADCDGDGVTNGDEFTNGTDPYAVSADTDGDGIDDDNEINNGTDENDPCSPTQAAGYTGYDSTNAIWSAADCDGDGVTNGDEDTNGTDPYDNTDTDGDGVSDDLEAANGTDANDPCDPVQAAGYTGYDSTNTIWAAADCDGDGVINGDEFTNGTDPYEASADTDGDGIDDDNEINNGTDENDPCSPTQAAGYTGYDSTNAIWAAADCDGDGVTNGDEFINGTDPYSVPADIDTDGDGINDAQEVANGTNLNDPCDPVQSPGYTGFDETNSIWAAADCDSDQLTNGEETVLGTDPYVFDTDRDGIGDGQELLDNTNPLDECDSNGGTPSENSDCDGDGLTYQEEIDLGTDPNNSDTDGDTIDDGQEVNDETDPLNPCDSMGGTPPSDAMCDIEIGNTIISADNDGVNDFFSITNIESFPNNVVQIFNRWGVIVFETTGYDNASNVFSGISEGRATLQKGEQLPAGVYFYVIKYANGTRGNTRSGYLYINR; this is translated from the coding sequence ATGCCACCAACACATCATTTATTATTGGGCTCCTTGCTCCACAAAGGAAAGCAGGCCGTGGCCAAAATAGCATTCCTGTCTGTTTTTGTTTTTTCTTACTTCTCTTATGCGCAGTATGACAAAGTAGTTATCCTGGGAGCTTCCATAATGGAATATACGTATGGTCAGAATCTAACAATTCCGAACGCAGCCAGAACTTCGGAATGGCAGGGCAATGGTGTAAATGTGGATGTGTACGGTTATGGGTTTGAAGGAGAAGAAATCAGTGATGTTGTCGCCCGACTTCAATCGGCAATGGCGGCACACCCAGCCAATACACTGTTTATGGTGCATATTGGGGGTAATAATGTTTCTGCTACTAGACCTTATAGTACCGCGACTCCTGCAGAACTCCAACAAATAAGCGATGATTATGATGCCCTGTATGCCGCAATACCTCCAGCCAGATTGGACGACGTTATCATTATGCCCATTACTTTTCGAACGTATGACATCTCCGATGACATTTACAACAATCAGGAGTTGGGTAGTTTGCCTTACAACCAGAATATTCTAATTCCCAAAATACTTGCAAACACACCATCCCAAATAAATGCGGATGGTAATCCCATAGTGGATCTTTACAATTTTACACGGAATAATTATCAAACCTATTTTGATGTAAGCGACCCTGGCTTTGATGGCGTTCACCCGTCTTCACCGGTTGGAGAGGATTTACTTTCCGAATATATGAGCCTAAGAGCGGCTTATTTTATTAATGGAGGCGATGTTCCAGCTCCAATTATCCCTAGTGTTTCGGTCACCGCGGACGATACGGACGGCGACGGGGTATTGAACAGTGATGATCTAGACGACGACAATGACGGGATATTGGATGTCGACGAATACGATTGTTCCATTAGCGGAAGTTTAGTATGGGGAGATCCAGTATGGACAGGAGGGGATCCTGATGATGATTTTGCCTCTATGGCGACCACGACCATAAATGGTACAGAGGTAACAATGGACAATACAGGAACGGACGCAAGTCTTTACAATTCCCTTTTTGCAATCGAGGACACTCCTTTTAACGGTGTTCAAGGCTTACTGTTACAGTCTGCGATAGGTTTATTGGATGATGGCCCCATAGTTTATGAGATACGATTTGATAGGCCTGTTTCCGGACTTTCCTTCCGTGTTGTGGATATAGATAAGAGATTAACCAGTGAAGCTCCTACGGGAAATCCCTATACCAGTAGGATGTCCATTGATTTATTCAGGGAGGGCACTGCCCAACCCTTGAACGCTTCCGATTATACGGTTGGCAGTGCAGTGGACGATTTGGGTGGTGGAATTTTTGAAGGGAACGCACTGGTTCCTTTAACACCGGACATTGGAGATGTGGTGTTCAATTTGGGCGAAGCAGTGGATAGGGTGGTACTAACTTTTTCCAATACGGAGGTAAGTTCCAGTACAGCGTTCATGGCCTTCTTGATATCGAATTTAAGCTGGAGCTGTACGTATCAGGATACGGACGGGGATGGCATTCCCGACCATTTGGACAACGATAGCGACGGCGATGGCTGTGTGGATGCTATTGAGGGCGATGGAGGCTTTACCATAGCAGACCTTGCAGCGGACAACAGTTTGAGTGGGGGAGTTGATGCCAACGGAGTGCCTTTGGTGGCATCCGGCGGACAGTCCAGTGTGAGCAGCACTGATGATACGGTGACCGGTCCCGGTTGCGACGATGACGGGGACGGTCTGACCAACGGAGAGGAAGCGATACTGGGCACCGACCCATTAAATCCTGATACCGATGGCGATGGTGTAGATGATGGCCAAGAGGTTGCAAATTCCAATGATCCCTTAGACCCATGTTCGCCTTTTCGAGCTCCTGGATATACTGGCTATGATGCGAGCAATGCGATTTGGTCAGCAGCTGATTGTGATGGCGATGGTGTGACCAATGGGGACGAGGTGGCCAATGGCACCGACCCATATTATGTTGTGGTCGATTCCGATAATGATGGCGTAATGGATACCCAAGATTTGGACGACGACAACGATGGGATTTTGGATGTTGACGAATACGATTGTTCCATTAGCGGAAGTTTGGTGTGGGGAGATCCAGTATGGACAGGAGGGGATCCTGATGATGATTTTGCTTCTACGGCGACCACGACCATAGATGGTACAGAGGTAACGATGGACAATACAGGAACGGACGCAAGTCTTTACAATTCCCTTTTTGCAATCGAGGACACTCCTTTTAACGGTGTTCAAGGCTTACTGTTACAGTCTGCGATAGGTTTATTGGATGATAGCCCCATAGTTTATGAGATACGATTCGACAGGCCAGTTTCCGGACTTTCGTTCCGCGTTGTGGATATAGACAAAAGATTGGATTTTGAGGGTACAGGTTCACAAGTTAACAACCCATATACAGGTAGGATGTCCATTAACCTGTTCAGGGACGGTGTGGCCCAACCCTTGAACGCTTCCGATTATACGGTTGGCAGTGCAGTGGACGATTTGGGTGGTGGAATTTTTGAAGGGAACGCACTGGTTCCTTTAACACCGGACATTGGAGATGTGGTGTTCAATTTGGGCGAAGCAGTGGATAGGGTGGTACTAACTTTTTCCAATACGGAGGTAAGTTCCAGTACAGCGTTCATGGCCTTCTTGATATCGAATTTAAGCTGGAGCTGTACCTATCAGGATACGGACGGGGATGGAATCCAAGACCATTTGGACAACGATAGCGACGATGACGGCTGTGTAGATGCTCTTGAGGGTGACGATGTTAACTTAACATTAGCCAGCGTAGATGGTAATGGAAGAATAAATGGTGCGGTGGATGCCAATGGTGTGCCTGTGGCGGTATCCGGCGGACAGTCCGATGTGAGCAGTACCGACGATACGGTGACCGGTCCCGGTTGCGACGATGACGGTGATGGTTTGACCAATGGTGAGGAAGCGGTATTGGGCACTGACCCTGATGATCCCGATACGGATGGCGATGGGGTGGATGATGGCCAAGAGGTTACTGATACAGATGATCCTTTGGATCCATGCGACCCCACCCAAGCAGCAGGATATAGCGGTTATGACGCAACCAATACAATTTGGGCCGCTGCCGACTGTGACGGTGATGGCGTGACCAACGGAGATGAGGATACCAATGGTACAGACCCATACGATAACACGGATACCGATGGAGATGGCGCACCGGATGATTTGGAAACGGCCAACGGAACTGACCTGAACGATCCATGTGACCCTGTACAAGCAGCAGGTTATACGGGTTATGATAGCACAAATGCAATCTGGGCCGCTGCAGACTGTGATGGTGATGGCGTAATCAACGGAGACGAGTTTACCAATGGCACCGACCCATACGCAGCTTCTTCGGATACGGACGGAGATGGCATCGATGACGATAATGAGATCAATAATGGAACGGATGAAAATGACCCCTGTTCACCAACCCAAGCAGCAGGTTATACAGGTTATGACGCAACCAATACAATTTGGGCCGCAGCCGACTGTGACAGCGATGGTGTGACCAACGGCGATGAGGATACCAATGGTACTGACCCGTACGATAACACGGATACCGATGGAGATGGCGTACCGGATGATTTGGAAACGGCCAACGGAACTGACCTGAACGATCCATGTGACCCTGTACAAGCAGCAGGTTATACGGGTTATGATAGCACAAATGCAATCTGGGCCGCTGCAGACTGTGATGGTGATGGCGTGACCAATGGGGACGAGTTTACCAATGGCACCGATCCATACGCTGTTTCAGCAGATACGGACGGAGATGGCATCGACGACGATAACGAGATCAATAATGGTACGGATGAAAATGACCCCTGTTCACCAACCCAAGCAGCAGGATATACAGGTTATGATTCTACCAATGCTATTTGGTCGGCCGCGGACTGTGACGGCGATGGTGTGACCAACGGCGATGAGGATACCAATGGTACTGACCCGTACGATAACACGGATACCGATGGTGATGGTGTATCGGATGACCTTGAAGCGGCAAATGGTACCGACGCAAACGACCCATGTGATCCAGTCCAAGCAGCTGGGTACACCGGTTATGATAGTACAAATACAATCTGGGCCGCTGCAGACTGTGATGGTGATGGCGTGATCAACGGGGATGAGTTTACAAACGGAACTGACCCTTATGAAGCTTCTGCGGATACGGACGGAGATGGCATCGACGACGATAACGAGATCAATAATGGTACGGATGAAAATGACCCCTGTTCACCAACCCAAGCAGCAGGATATACAGGTTATGATAGTACAAATGCAATCTGGGCCGCAGCCGACTGTGACGGCGATGGTGTGACCAACGGCGATGAGTTTATCAATGGTACCGATCCATATAGTGTCCCAGCGGATATTGATACAGATGGGGATGGGATCAATGATGCTCAAGAAGTGGCAAATGGAACGAACCTCAATGATCCATGCGACCCGGTTCAATCACCAGGATATACAGGATTTGATGAAACCAATTCCATTTGGGCAGCTGCAGATTGTGACTCTGATCAATTGACCAATGGTGAAGAAACAGTTTTAGGAACCGATCCTTATGTATTTGATACAGATCGTGATGGGATTGGTGACGGACAAGAGCTTTTGGACAATACAAACCCACTTGATGAGTGCGACTCGAATGGAGGAACACCATCGGAAAATAGTGATTGTGATGGTGATGGACTGACGTACCAAGAAGAAATTGATTTAGGTACCGACCCCAACAATTCGGATACGGATGGAGATACCATTGATGATGGACAAGAAGTAAATGACGAAACCGATCCTTTAAATCCATGCGATTCCATGGGTGGTACACCTCCTAGTGATGCTATGTGCGATATTGAAATTGGCAACACCATAATTTCCGCGGATAACGATGGGGTCAACGATTTCTTTAGCATCACCAATATCGAATCTTTCCCGAACAACGTCGTTCAGATATTCAACAGGTGGGGGGTAATCGTATTCGAAACAACGGGATACGATAATGCATCCAATGTTTTTAGTGGTATTTCAGAAGGTAGGGCAACGTTACAAAAAGGGGAACAGCTTCCGGCAGGTGTCTATTTCTATGTTATAAAATATGCCAATGGAACCAGAGGCAATACTAGATCAGGATACTTATATATAAATCGTTAG
- a CDS encoding type IX secretion system membrane protein PorP/SprF: MKRIIFLNILIWSMISSITVTGQQDPQYTQYMLNTQVINPALVGSRGVTTIGALYRAQWLGLDGAPTTQTLHFNTPLSEKVGIGFSVVNDEIGNGTSQETFVDASFSYSLPVSNYANLSFGIKASANILNVDFSQLVNYGAESNLPNIDNKFSPNFGVGVFYNTERFYAGLSVPRILETEHFDNSSQNTYLASEQMNFYLISGFVFDLNPGLKLRPGMLMKAVQGAPLSVDISASLLFNETFSFGAAYRLDSAVSALFGFQVTEKFLLGLSYDWETTELGSTQFNDGSFEVFLRFDFLNRYNRNNAGSNFF; this comes from the coding sequence ATGAAAAGAATAATCTTCTTAAATATTTTGATCTGGAGTATGATCAGTTCAATCACTGTAACAGGTCAACAAGATCCCCAGTATACACAGTATATGCTCAATACCCAAGTCATCAATCCAGCTTTGGTGGGATCCAGAGGGGTCACCACTATTGGAGCTTTATATAGGGCCCAATGGTTGGGGTTGGATGGAGCGCCAACCACACAGACATTACATTTTAATACACCGCTTTCTGAAAAAGTAGGTATCGGTTTTTCGGTGGTGAACGATGAAATAGGAAATGGTACCAGCCAAGAAACATTCGTGGATGCTTCTTTTTCCTATAGTTTGCCCGTATCCAATTACGCGAATTTATCATTTGGAATCAAGGCCAGTGCCAATATTTTGAACGTGGACTTTTCTCAATTGGTGAATTACGGGGCAGAATCCAACTTGCCGAATATAGACAACAAATTTTCTCCAAATTTTGGGGTGGGGGTGTTCTATAATACAGAACGATTTTATGCAGGATTATCGGTGCCAAGGATTTTGGAAACGGAACATTTTGACAATAGTTCCCAGAATACTTATCTGGCCTCCGAGCAGATGAACTTTTATTTGATTTCAGGTTTTGTTTTTGATTTGAATCCTGGTTTGAAGCTAAGACCCGGTATGTTGATGAAAGCTGTGCAGGGAGCTCCTTTATCCGTAGACATCTCGGCCAGCTTGTTGTTCAATGAAACATTTTCGTTTGGTGCGGCATATCGTCTGGATAGTGCGGTAAGTGCCCTTTTTGGGTTTCAGGTGACCGAGAAGTTCTTGTTGGGCCTATCCTACGATTGGGAAACCACGGAACTGGGCAGCACACAGTTCAACGATGGCTCTTTTGAGGTTTTTTTAAGGTTTGATTTTTTAAACCGGTATAACAGGAACAATGCTGGAAGCAACTTCTTTTAA
- a CDS encoding MBOAT family O-acyltransferase: protein MLFNSIEFLIFLPLVFLSYWFLFKNNTKVQNVFIIFASYLFYGWWDWRFLILIFLSTLLDFYVGQKIYENLDDKKKAKYWLWVSMAFNIGMLGFFKYSNFFVDSFVEMFQAFGYDFKSTWTLKIILPVGISFYTFQTMSYSFDIYYKKLKPTTDFVAFTAFVSFFPQLVAGPIERASNLLSQITNKRTFSYAQASEGLKLILWGFFKKLVIADALAPIVDDIFANYHSYPASTLILGVCLFSFQVYGDFSGYSDIAIGTAKLFGVELMSNFKFPNFSRNVAEYWQRWHISLSTWFRHYLYIPMGGSRVSQLKAVRNIAVIFLVSGFWHGANWTFIFWGGLHAIFYIPVYLMGRNRMYADNVVGEKTLLPTPIEILQVLLTFVLVTFSRIFFRSPTLTDSFAYINQIINNFTYESYIHPMGYRMLDFYVLLGLFIFYEYLIRRHEREPFRFKSKIVRFLLYVIVVLAMLLFYDDGVNRSFIYFQF from the coding sequence ATGCTGTTCAATTCCATTGAATTTCTCATATTCCTTCCCTTAGTTTTTTTGAGTTATTGGTTTCTTTTTAAGAACAACACCAAGGTTCAAAACGTATTCATAATTTTTGCCAGCTACCTGTTTTACGGTTGGTGGGACTGGCGTTTTTTGATCCTGATTTTCCTAAGTACACTGCTGGATTTTTATGTTGGCCAAAAAATATATGAAAACCTTGATGACAAGAAAAAAGCGAAATACTGGTTATGGGTAAGCATGGCCTTCAACATTGGGATGCTAGGCTTTTTTAAATACAGCAATTTCTTTGTTGATTCCTTTGTGGAGATGTTTCAAGCCTTCGGGTACGATTTTAAAAGTACATGGACTTTAAAGATTATTTTACCGGTGGGTATATCTTTTTACACCTTCCAGACCATGTCCTATTCTTTTGACATCTATTATAAAAAACTAAAGCCCACTACCGACTTTGTTGCCTTTACGGCATTCGTGTCATTTTTTCCACAACTGGTCGCAGGTCCCATTGAAAGAGCCTCCAACCTATTGTCTCAAATTACCAACAAACGTACCTTTAGCTATGCACAGGCATCCGAAGGCTTAAAACTGATTTTATGGGGCTTTTTTAAAAAACTGGTCATTGCCGATGCTTTGGCCCCTATTGTGGACGATATATTTGCCAACTATCACTCCTACCCCGCTTCTACCCTAATACTTGGGGTCTGTCTTTTCAGTTTTCAGGTTTATGGCGATTTTAGCGGTTACTCCGATATTGCAATAGGCACGGCCAAGCTCTTTGGCGTAGAGCTGATGTCCAATTTTAAGTTCCCCAATTTTTCCAGGAACGTGGCAGAATATTGGCAACGGTGGCATATATCCTTATCAACATGGTTCAGGCACTACCTGTACATTCCCATGGGTGGTTCCAGGGTAAGCCAACTCAAGGCGGTCAGGAACATCGCAGTTATATTTTTGGTCAGTGGATTTTGGCACGGGGCCAACTGGACATTTATCTTTTGGGGAGGTTTGCATGCTATTTTCTATATTCCCGTATATCTTATGGGCCGGAACCGCATGTATGCCGATAATGTGGTGGGCGAGAAAACACTTTTACCGACACCAATTGAAATTCTTCAAGTGTTGCTGACGTTCGTATTGGTGACCTTTTCGCGAATATTTTTTAGATCTCCCACCCTTACGGATTCGTTTGCGTACATAAATCAAATTATCAATAATTTCACCTACGAATCCTATATCCACCCCATGGGGTATAGAATGTTGGATTTTTATGTATTGTTGGGCCTGTTTATTTTTTATGAGTACCTAATTAGAAGACATGAACGGGAACCCTTCAGGTTTAAATCCAAGATTGTCAGGTTTTTATTGTATGTTATAGTCGTTTTGGCAATGCTTTTATTCTATGATGATGGAGTCAACCGATCATTCATCTATTTCCAATTCTAG
- a CDS encoding GNAT family N-acetyltransferase — protein sequence MIYYKNIKGAFLLDVYKSQGLPSILCSNVSYKIGRHKGIFPIEEQSSSVNHKRNIFSLSYIPEYVTTELDEKKRFKSNTFKSVKGYSVWLGEYGSFKDFLASMQAKRRQALSRSLRRLDSCFDVNYHMFHGNISEDSYNYLMDSLKKMIAKRFEQRPENSETLVLWDKIYSTSFRLINESKASLYVAYNEEKPIFISLNYHFDKILFGYVSSYDIDYGKFSLGQICIYKHIEWCLSNGYILFELGWGDLEYKKWWSNNTYNFKSQIVFPKNSPLAYAMAHYYGYKTELIAFLISKKVNIHLRKLKSLLRKNGTASEQNGPSPYYKLDDIEPKHIEIEKSTPIPLESSNIPKSIVYEFLFLSQTKISNITICPLADGKNYIISGNKMSKKIVYSKNN from the coding sequence ATGATCTATTATAAGAATATAAAAGGAGCTTTTCTCTTGGATGTTTATAAAAGTCAAGGCTTACCTTCTATACTATGCTCCAATGTTTCTTATAAAATAGGACGGCATAAAGGAATATTTCCTATTGAAGAACAGTCCTCTTCTGTCAATCACAAAAGAAACATATTCTCTTTGAGCTATATTCCCGAATATGTGACAACCGAACTGGATGAAAAGAAAAGGTTTAAGTCCAATACCTTTAAATCTGTAAAGGGTTACTCTGTTTGGTTGGGCGAATATGGTAGCTTCAAAGACTTTCTTGCGAGTATGCAAGCAAAGCGCAGGCAGGCACTCTCAAGGTCGCTTAGGCGTTTGGATTCTTGTTTTGACGTAAATTACCATATGTTCCATGGCAATATATCCGAGGACAGTTACAACTATCTAATGGATTCCTTAAAGAAAATGATTGCCAAACGGTTTGAGCAACGCCCCGAAAATAGTGAGACCCTTGTGTTGTGGGACAAGATTTACAGCACGTCATTCAGGTTGATCAACGAAAGTAAAGCATCACTGTATGTTGCATACAATGAGGAAAAGCCAATATTCATCTCATTGAATTACCATTTCGATAAAATTCTTTTCGGCTATGTTTCATCTTACGATATAGATTATGGCAAATTTAGTTTGGGACAAATTTGTATTTATAAGCATATAGAATGGTGCCTGTCCAATGGTTACATTTTGTTCGAACTGGGCTGGGGAGATTTGGAATATAAAAAGTGGTGGAGCAACAATACCTATAACTTTAAAAGTCAGATTGTATTTCCAAAGAATTCGCCCTTGGCCTACGCAATGGCACATTACTATGGTTACAAAACTGAATTGATCGCCTTTCTAATATCCAAAAAGGTAAATATCCACCTCCGGAAATTAAAAAGCTTGCTCCGTAAAAACGGAACTGCTTCCGAACAAAATGGTCCGTCCCCTTATTACAAACTCGATGATATTGAGCCAAAACATATTGAAATTGAAAAAAGTACACCTATACCGCTTGAAAGCAGTAATATTCCGAAATCCATTGTTTATGAATTTCTTTTCCTGAGCCAAACCAAAATATCTAATATTACCATTTGCCCCCTTGCTGATGGAAAAAATTATATCATTTCAGGAAATAAAATGAGCAAGAAAATAGTTTACTCTAAAAATAATTGA
- a CDS encoding GNAT family N-acetyltransferase translates to MIKTNPFTSTTFCSIWSKHFLDDREPRSFNFIKNISFYQSKIPGLYINSGRNLTKGLNLELGESSTELEKGKTFLIYDVIDFESNNQAVEKTDMGHYAIRQYPGYLIDLSSFKSLDDYLSKTFKKSSRYKLRKYKKRLEESFNISFKAYCGDMSQNEYDSIFSSFRNLLEKRFAEKQISNNNLDKEEWDFYKDVAHPMILEKKAVLFVMYNNDEPISVTLGYLSKSRIFDAITVFDIDFTKFHLGSIKIMYLIDWCVKNGWHTLDFSKGHFDYKTRWANKQFDFYYHIWFDKKSLKARAISYSLKLFFTLKQVLRERKVNDILHRFTYRLKNKEEQKAQYAFEENGPDCTKVPLEELNLKSNENELFKRVCYDFLYLFPENESNIKIFRLANHESLYLIKGKEKESFVRLIQ, encoded by the coding sequence ATGATTAAAACAAACCCGTTTACCTCAACTACATTCTGTTCCATTTGGTCCAAACATTTTTTAGACGATAGGGAACCCCGCTCCTTCAACTTTATAAAAAATATATCATTCTACCAATCCAAGATTCCGGGACTTTACATCAATAGCGGAAGAAACTTGACCAAAGGACTCAATTTGGAATTGGGCGAGTCATCCACCGAACTGGAAAAGGGGAAAACATTTCTCATCTACGATGTGATAGATTTCGAGAGCAACAATCAAGCTGTTGAAAAGACAGACATGGGGCATTATGCCATTCGCCAATATCCCGGGTACTTAATAGATTTAAGCTCCTTCAAATCGTTGGATGATTATCTATCCAAAACTTTTAAAAAAAGTAGCAGGTACAAACTGCGCAAATACAAAAAGAGATTGGAAGAGAGTTTTAATATATCCTTTAAAGCGTATTGCGGGGATATGTCCCAAAATGAATACGATTCCATTTTCTCCAGCTTTAGAAATCTTTTGGAAAAACGTTTTGCCGAAAAACAGATCAGCAACAACAATTTGGATAAAGAAGAGTGGGATTTTTACAAGGATGTGGCCCATCCCATGATCTTGGAAAAAAAAGCGGTACTCTTTGTGATGTACAACAACGATGAGCCCATAAGCGTAACGCTGGGGTATCTTTCCAAAAGCCGGATATTTGATGCCATTACAGTATTCGATATAGACTTTACCAAGTTCCACCTGGGCAGTATCAAAATTATGTACTTGATCGACTGGTGCGTTAAAAATGGTTGGCATACACTTGATTTTTCAAAAGGTCATTTTGATTATAAAACACGTTGGGCCAACAAGCAATTTGATTTTTATTACCACATCTGGTTCGATAAAAAATCGCTAAAAGCAAGGGCTATTTCTTATTCGTTAAAGCTCTTTTTTACCTTAAAACAGGTTTTGAGGGAAAGAAAGGTTAATGATATTTTGCATAGGTTCACTTACAGGCTCAAAAACAAAGAAGAGCAAAAAGCACAATATGCTTTTGAGGAAAACGGTCCTGATTGTACAAAAGTTCCTTTGGAAGAACTAAACCTCAAGTCCAATGAAAATGAATTGTTCAAAAGGGTTTGTTACGACTTTTTGTACTTGTTCCCCGAAAATGAATCCAATATCAAAATATTTAGATTGGCGAACCACGAATCCCTTTATTTAATAAAGGGCAAAGAGAAAGAAAGTTTTGTCCGGCTTATCCAATAA